One part of the Amaranthus tricolor cultivar Red isolate AtriRed21 chromosome 16, ASM2621246v1, whole genome shotgun sequence genome encodes these proteins:
- the LOC130802254 gene encoding DNA ligase 6 isoform X3 produces MNITETLNLTLKSSDLYLQIKNSLSPLSISSLPPFPPNFPISKLIPKTRFIIDGFRNSGDFSFTYFLSHFHADHYTGLTSSWSRGIIFCSQITAKLVIEVIGVQSDFVYPLPMNETVLIDGCEVTLIDANHCPGAVQFLFKVPLNGGKFERFVHTGDFRFCSDMKLLPVLSNYVGCDAVFLDTTYCDPKFVFPVQDESIDYVVSVIERFGSENRNARKSVLFLVATYVIGKERILVEIARKCRCKVYVDSRKMTILRALGYENEDVFTEDESASDVHVVGWNVLGETWPYFRPNFVKMKEIMVEKEYSKVVGFVPTGWTYEVKRTKFSVRKKDSFEIHLVPYSEHSNYNELREYVKFLKPKCVIPTVGSDVENVDSKHAIKMRKHFAGLVDEMANKQEFLMGFYRVTDRKEIVEVGDSVIELDKGVEQLKDACDVKQDHNSGSVSMCSTAVMCEPGSEESASLCDKEKDEILQELQDCLPNWISVNQMLELVKIFGRNTVDAVSYFYEHETEFYEECGKPVLPCQSNLKTDCTTSSNHILEESTSEKLVKSPKQSLKFLPLKQSVVCSGSPVKRKRNPENKHNKKGKVNPNAEPGGIKQSTITKFFSKSSGVVSPASIAPPLSGTCSEEKRSSPVHSSKLYEEELKKFIQVVEGSELMKSYAAELMEKARGNIDMALDMHYSNSEVSHGGNQKSLNVSSISATCEVPEASLSSQGQERSEAGDKVYKSVQESLADNMAANYVSLPPEKYSPIEHACWKQGQPAPYLHLARTFDLVEGEKGKTKATSMLSNMFRSLVALSPEDVLPAVYLCTNKIAADHENMELNIGGSLVASALEESCGTNRSKIREMYNNLGDLGDVAQECRQTQSLLVTPSPLLIRDVYSTLRKISVQKGNGSTSRRKSLIISMMRSCREKEMKFIVRTLVRNLRIGAMMRTVLPALAQAVALNSYDEEAGKNLKQLLQGLSTAAIEAYNILPDLNLLVPSLMSKGIEFSASTLSMRPGVPIRPMLAKITNGAPQLLKIFQDKAFTCEYKYDGQRAQIHKLADGSVRIFSRNGDETTSKFPDLVNIILELCNPCAESFIIDAEVVGIDRKNGHKFLSFQELSARERGSKDSLVSLDRIKVDICILAFDAMFVNGEKLLDSPLRQRRQRMKDLFCREKPGFFEYAKEITVEADEALPDSEDALKKINIFLEDAFKSSCEGIMVKSLDVDAGYYASKRADSWLKVKRDYMDGVGDSLDLVPIGAWYGNGRKAGWYSPFLMACYNPDSEEFESLCRVMTGFTDVFYKELLL; encoded by the exons AAAACTCATTCCGAAAACTCGTTTCATCATCGATGGCTTCCGAAATTCGGGAGATTTTTCATTCACCTACTTTCTCTCGCACTTTCATGCCGATCACTACACTGGTCTCACTTCCTCGTGGTCTCGCGGCATCATTTTTTGTTCTCAAATCACCGCGAAGCTCGTCATTGAAGTTATTGGAGTTCAATCGGATTTTGTTTATCCGTTACCGATGAATGAAACTGTTTTAATTGATGGATGTGAGGTAACTTTAATTGATGCTAATCATTGTCCTGGTGCTGTTCAATTTTTGTTTAAAGTTCCTCTTAATGGTGGTAAATTTGAACGTTTTGTTCATACCGGCGATTTTAGGTTTTGTAGTGATATGAAATTATTGCCTGTTTTGAGTAATTATGTTGGTTGTGATGCTGTTTTTCTTGATACGACCTATTGTGATCCCAAATTTGTGTTTCCTGTGCAAGACGAGTCTATTGATTATGTCGTTAGTGTGATTGAGAGGTTTGGGAGTGAAAATAGAAATGCGAGgaaaagtgttttgtttcttgttgCGACTTATGTTATTGGAAAAGAGAGGATTTTGGTGGAAATTGCGCGTAAGTGTAGGTGTAAGGTGTATGTGGATAGTAGGAAAATGACGATTTTACGTGCATTGGGATATGAGAATGAGGATGTGTTTACGGAAGATGAGTCGGCTAGTGATGTTCATGTTGTAGGGTGGAATGTTTTGGGGGAGACTTGGCCGTATTTTCGACCTAATtttgtgaagatgaaggaaATTATGGTCGAGAAGGAGTATTCAAAGGTTGTGGGGTTTGTTCCTACTGGGTGGACTTATGAAGTGAAGAGGACTAAGTTTTCTGTTAGGAAGAAAGATTCGTTTGAGATTCATCTAGTGCCTTACAGTGAGCATTCAAACTATAATGAGCTTAGAGAGTATGTCAAGTTTTTAAAGCCAAAGTGCGTGATCCCTACAGTGGGCTCTGATGTTGAGAATGTAGATAGCAAACATGCTATTAAGATGCGAAAACATTTTGCAGGATTAGTGGATGAAATGGCTAACAAGCAAGAgtttttgatgggtttttatcGTGTAACTGACAGAAAAGAAATAGTTGAGGTGGGTGATTCGGTGATTGAATTGGACAAGGGTGTAGAACAACTAAAAGATGCGTGTGACGTGAAGCAAGATCATAATAGTGGTTCGGTTTCTATGTGTTCTACAGCTGTTATGTGCGAACCAGGCTCAGAAGAATCTGCTTCTTTATGTGATAAAGAAAAAGATGAGATCTTGCAAGAGCTTCAGGACTGTTTGCCCAATTGGATATCTGTAAATCAAATGCTAGAACTTGTTAAAATATTCGGTAGAAATACTGTTGATGCTGTTTCTTATTTTTATGAACATGAAACGGAATTTTATGAGGAGTGTGGGAAACCTGTCCTACCGTGTCAGTCAAATTTGAAAACTGATTGCACAACGTCTTCGAATCACATTCTTGAGGAGAGCACTTCTGAAAAACTTGTGAAGTCACCAAAGCAAAGCCTCAAATTTCTGCCATTGAAGCAGTCAGTTGTTTGCAGTGGCTCCCCAGTTAAAAGGAAGAGGAACCCAGAGAATAAGCACAATAAGAAGGGAAAAGTTAATCCAAATGCTGAACCTGGTGGCATAAAGCAATCTACAATAACCAAGTTCTTCAGTAAAAGTAGTGGAGTAGTTAGTCCTGCAAGCATTGCTCCTCCCTTGTCCGGCACATGCTCTGAAGAAAAACGTTCATCTCCTGTACATTCCTCTAAGCTTTACGAGGAAGAGTTGAAGAAATTTATACAGGTTGTGGAAGGCAGTGAATTAATGAAAAGTTACGCTGCAGAACTTATGGAAAAGGCCAGAGGAAATATTGACATGGCACTGGACATGCACTATAGCAATTCTGAGGTTAGTCATGGTGGTAATCAGAAAAGTCTGAATGTTAGTAGCATATCAGCAACATGTGAAGTTCCAGAGGCTAGCCTCTCTAGCCAAGGGCAAGAAAGGTCTGAAGCTGGTGATAAAGTTTATAAATCTGTGCAAGAATCGTTGGCTGACAACATGGCTGCTAACTATGTATCACTACCACCTGAGAAGTATTCTCCGATAGAACATG CTTGCTGGAAGCAAGGTCAGCCTGCTCCATATTTACACTTGGCACGGACTTTTGATCTTGTTGAAGGTGAAAAGGGAAAAACTAAAGCTACCTCTATGCTTTCAAATATGTTTAGAAG TTTGGTGGCTTTGTCTCCCGAGGATGTTCTTCCTGCTGTTTATCTCTGCACAAATAAGATTGCTGCTGACCATGAAAATATG GAACTAAACATTGGCGGGAGTTTGGTTGCATCTGCTCTTGAAGAGTCATGTGGAACCAATAGATCAAAGATAAGAGAAATGTACAACAATCTTGGTGATCTTG GGGATGTTGCACAAGAGTGTCGGCAAACACAGTCGCTGCTTGTCACTCCTTCACCCCTTTTGATTCGTGATGTTTATTCTACACTTCGAAAAATTAG CGTACAGAAAGGCAATGGAAGCACAAGTAGAAGGAAAAGCCTCATTATCAGTATGATGCGATCTTGCAGAGAGAAGGAAATGAAGTTCATTGTCAGGACTTTG GTGAGGAACCTACGAATTGGAGCCATGATGAGAACAGTTCTTCCAGCATTGGCTCAAGCAGTGGCACTGAATAGTTATGATGAAGAAGCTGGCAAAAATCTGAAGCAATTGCTTCAG GGCCTTTCTACAGCTGCTATTGAAGCTTATAATATTCTTCCGGACTTG AATTTGCTCGTGCCTTCTCTTATGAGCAAAGGCATAGAGTTTTCCGCCTCTACATTGTCTATGCGACCAGGTGTTCCTATTAGGCCCATGCTTGCTAA AATAACTAATGGGGCTCCGCAATTACTGAAAATATTCCAGGATAAAGCCTTTACTTGTGAGTACAA GTATGATGGTCAACGTGCACAAATTCACAAACTCGCTGATGGTTCTGTGCGCATCTTCTCAAGAAATGGGGATGAGACAACTTCAAAATTTCCAGATTTAGTGAATATTATTCTGGAGTTATGTAATCCTTGTGCAGAGTCTTTCATTATTGATGCAGAG gTGGTTGGAATTGATCGAAAAAATGGACATAAGTTTTTATCCTTTCAAGAGCTATCTGCTCGAGAGAGAGGAAGCAAAGATTCCTTGGTTTCATTGGATAGAATCAAG GTTGACATCTGTATTCTTGCATTTGATGCCATGTTCGTCAATGGAGAGAA GTTATTGGATTCCCCACTTAGGCAAAGACGGCAGC GTATGAAAGATCTCTTTTGTCGAGAGAAACCAGGTTTTTTTGAATACGCAAAGGAAATAACT GTAGAAGCAGATGAAGCTCTTCCGGACAGTGAAGATGCTttgaaaaagataaatattttccTGGAAGATGCGTTTAAGTCTTCTTGTGAAGGAATTATGGTTAAGTCACTAGATGTTGATGCTGGTTACTATGCTTCAAAACGTGCTGATTCATGGTTGAAG GTAAAGCGAGATTATATGGATGGGGTAGGGGACTCCCTTGATTTAGTCCCCATTGGTGCCTGGTATGGTAATGGGAGAAAGGCAGGATG gTATAGTCCTTTCCTAATGGCATGTTACAATCCTGATTCCGAGGAATTTGAAAGCTTATGCCGTGTAATGACCGGATTTACCGATGTTTTTTACAAAGAG cttctcttgtga